The proteins below are encoded in one region of Bifidobacterium dentium JCM 1195 = DSM 20436:
- the rplR gene encoding 50S ribosomal protein L18 has protein sequence MSVQIFGKGKKVALQRRHARLRKRISGTPERPRLVVSRSNRHMVAQIIDDTKGVTLVSESTLMSDFAGFQGTKTEAAKKVGELIAKKAQDAGITAVVFDRGGNKYHGRVAAVAEGAREGGLAL, from the coding sequence ATGAGCGTCCAGATTTTCGGTAAGGGCAAGAAGGTCGCACTCCAGCGTCGTCACGCTCGTCTGCGCAAGCGCATCAGCGGTACCCCGGAGCGTCCGCGCCTGGTGGTCTCCCGTTCCAACCGTCACATGGTTGCCCAGATCATCGATGACACCAAGGGTGTCACTCTGGTGAGCGAATCCACTCTGATGAGCGACTTCGCTGGTTTCCAGGGCACCAAGACCGAAGCCGCCAAGAAGGTCGGCGAACTGATTGCCAAGAAGGCTCAGGACGCTGGCATCACCGCAGTGGTGTTCGACCGTGGTGGCAACAAGTATCATGGCCGCGTCGCAGCTGTCGCTGAAGGCGCCCGCGAGGGAGGTCTGGCACTGTGA
- the rplF gene encoding 50S ribosomal protein L6, giving the protein MASHIGKLPVAIPAGVEVKIDGQSFSAKGAKGSDSYEIPEGITANVEGNEIVLVPVDDLRPTRAKHGLARSIIASMVKGVHEGYAKTLEIVGTGYRAQMKGKGIEFSLGYSHTITVEPPAGIEFELPNPNQVIVKGIDKQAVGQCAANIRKLRAPEPYKGKGIKYSDEHILRKAGKAGK; this is encoded by the coding sequence ATGGCATCGCATATTGGTAAGCTCCCCGTCGCCATTCCTGCTGGCGTGGAAGTCAAGATTGACGGTCAGTCCTTCAGCGCCAAGGGCGCCAAGGGCTCCGATTCCTACGAGATTCCGGAAGGCATCACCGCGAACGTCGAAGGCAACGAGATTGTTCTCGTCCCGGTCGACGATCTGCGTCCGACCCGTGCAAAGCACGGTCTGGCCCGCTCCATCATCGCGAGCATGGTCAAGGGCGTGCACGAAGGCTATGCCAAGACTCTGGAAATCGTCGGTACCGGTTACCGTGCCCAGATGAAGGGCAAGGGCATCGAGTTCTCCCTCGGTTATTCCCACACCATCACTGTCGAGCCGCCGGCCGGCATCGAGTTCGAACTGCCGAACCCGAACCAGGTGATCGTCAAGGGCATCGACAAGCAGGCTGTCGGCCAGTGCGCCGCAAACATCCGCAAGCTTCGCGCTCCGGAACCGTACAAGGGCAAGGGCATCAAGTACTCGGATGAACACATCCTGCGCAAGGCTGGAAAGGCTGGTAAGTGA
- the rpsH gene encoding 30S ribosomal protein S8 gives MTMTDPIADMLTRLRNASAAKHETVDMPYSKFKANIAEILKREGYIKDFTAKEAKVGQTLEVTLKYGPNGERSIQGIKRISKPGLRRYAKSDALPMPLGGLGIAIISTSSGLLTQKECLDRGIGGEIVAFVW, from the coding sequence ATGACAATGACAGATCCGATCGCAGACATGCTTACGCGTCTGCGTAATGCGAGCGCGGCAAAGCACGAGACCGTGGATATGCCGTACTCCAAGTTCAAGGCGAACATCGCCGAGATCCTGAAGCGTGAAGGCTACATCAAGGACTTCACCGCCAAGGAAGCCAAGGTCGGCCAGACTCTCGAGGTCACCCTCAAGTATGGCCCGAACGGCGAGCGTTCCATTCAGGGCATCAAGCGTATCTCCAAGCCGGGCCTGCGTCGTTACGCAAAGTCCGATGCTCTGCCGATGCCGCTCGGTGGCCTTGGCATCGCAATCATCTCGACTAGCTCGGGACTGCTGACCCAGAAGGAATGCCTCGACCGAGGCATCGGCGGCGAAATCGTCGCTTTCGTTTGGTGA